The region AAAACTCTTAACAAATTGCAGCCACGTGGATTCCCTAAGATTACTACAGTTCAAGTGTTTACAAACAAAACGTAGCGCGCGCAATGAATGAGGCGGAGTCCAGACATGGCGCTGCTcgttcaaaattcaaatgcacACACTTACCGACTTCCTTCCACATCAGTTCATGGGTTCTGACGAAACCGATCTTAATCGCTTCTAAAACCTGTTTATCGTCCGACGACCAAAATATATCTTGGTTTATAATCTGCTGAACGAGGTGTTTCTTAGCAAATTCAGCCGCTTCTCGCCCGCCATGACCGTCGAATACTCCAATAAACACTAACTCGGTGTCGCCGTCAGCAGATTCCACAAAATGTACTGAATACACGTCTTCCATATATTTGCGACCGCCTTGGCAGAGTTTATAAGATACTCTGAGATTCAATCCTACTCCTGACATCGTCAATAGGTTCTCCTTATCTTTAgattaaaaacaaatcaatgtTAAAACGACTTCATCTCTTTCCCTCCCGACCACAACGTTTATTTCAATGTGTTGAGACAAGTCGAACTACGCGCTCTGTGATTGGTTCCTTTCGTAAGGGGCAAAGTTCACCTTTCCATATATGGGACGCGCGGCTGACGTCACGTCTCAGCAAATCAATAATACTGTAATATGCTGTATGCCTGCACGTAAAAATGCACGTGTCCATCGTATTATTTGTTTACATCCAGAAAGAAATGGAAAACCCATGCCGTAGTAAAGCAAAACGACAAGCGAGGTTTCAAAATTGCACAATTGCGCCAATTGATTTTATTGCAGATGTAACGTATAATTTTTCAAAGGAGTACATTGTACATTGAAACGTGCAATATTCAGTAACGCAAAATCACTGTAAAAACAAACTATACACAGCCTATAATAATAGGTTAATCAATGTtatcatataaatatattttatttacaaaactaAACTACATGTACTACAAAAAAGCATTTAATAATTAATAGCCTTCATTTGTATTTCTTCCACCTTATGCAGCATTGACTCTAGTCATCTCGGAACATTTGAAAGAAAACCAAATGGGCCTCTGTTCTTCTCATATTCTTTATGTTGTAAACATTTCCTatcaaatttaataagaaattgaacatttcAATAGCAGAATGTAGCTGGTCATTCTAAcgaaaaaaacttattttcctTCTTATCTTAATGTAAACAACACACACCCCTTAAAATAAAGAATCATATCATTGAGGCCATATTTAGACATTCAATATAACCGAAACCGCTTAGAGGAAAAATCAGagatcaaattttcaaatttttctgggggagggAGGGCCCATCCAGTTCATTTCTAACCAAAAAGAAAACCAACCCACATTCTTTGGCTATGGGTCTGTCATCATTGGTTGATATCAAGTGAATTACCTTGAGGAACAAAGAACATATCGCCTTCTTCAATTATTGACGTAGATTCATGAATAGTCACtgcaacttttcctttcatGACATAAtaagactgaaaataaaaatcccctcaatatattatttgcccaagtagaaaataaattggaaAAAGTAAGAATTAACAGAAGGTAAGgatataatgataaaataaatgtaaacATGCCTACCATTGCTAAATCCATAACTCGTTGCAGTCCTTTCTCACAAAGAGGTCTCAGTATTATTTGACCCATTGCAAAGGACTTTTGATAAATCGGTTTAGTGATAATCAAAGCATCGTCATCTTTCTTCTCATTTCCACTCGGGCCAACATAGTAATACTGATCTTTAACTTTCAAACATtctaaagaaataataaaataagtCTACCATCTACCAGTAGGTATGCCATACGAATGGATGAACATGTATCAAAACTTACCAATGGCAACAAGATTTCCATTTGTTGGGTCAATACATTCTACGTGACCGTCAttatcaataaaatttgtatctGGTGGCAAACCAACATGAGTAGACAAACGCCTAGTCGGATCCTTCTTTTTACGCATCATCGCTGTAAAGAAATTCAATCATAAAATCTATTGTAGATATGAAAATGTGCGGCATATGTATAGTTTATTAccatatctttttattttagaCATCTTCTTGCTTCGAAGAGGAGATGCATATGAAGGGCGTGAGATACCTACAATCCCAGAACCTTAAAAACAATAAAGAAATTTCCATTATCACATTCATCTTATAATACAATGAAAAATGAGATCAGAAATTTCAACAGAAATAGATTAATGATGTACAGACGCTTACCTTTTCGCGGATTTTCGTATTCAATTCTTTCACATTTATAATATGCTAATGGTTTTACACGTACTCGGCGTGACCTCCTCAATCCTACAGGGGGTGTACTTGGCcatactgaaaatgaattaaataccAGTATCTCATCCAAGTAGTTTATATAGACTCACACAAAATGGGGGAATTATATGCCTGATAATAACATTGCATACCTATTCTATTCTCTGCTTTGTCTTTTTCTTGGTATTGCGGCAATTTTGGGGTGTCAGATACTGTAACGTTGTAGATATGCAATGGACTGCTTGTGGAGTATCTCGGAGTTGTAGAACCACTcttcaaaatgctttttttTGGTGAAGGTCTTACATCTGTTAGGAAAGGTTACAAAGTATTTAAGATTAAGGTCAGAATAGcaatcaaaaaccaaaataactgCAATACAGAAGAGATTTCACTGGCACTATTTCTAGTATACTTTACCATGTGGAGTCGCAAATGAAGTCGCCGACAAACGCTTTTGTGATAAGgaacttttcttttttctatttaaatttgattttccCTTGACCTGACGCAGAAATCTTGATACAGGCGTTTTCTTGATTTCGCCAACTGAAGATATAATTTATGAAGATCATGAAGAAGTTAATTCAATCACAAAAGAAAACTTGAACAGAAACTAACCTGCTGGCTGTATATCAACATATTCATCATCTGAATGGTTATCCGTAGTAATGTAATCATCTTCAATAATACCATTGTTATCTTCTTCAGTTTTTTCATTCAACTCAGAGATTGGTTTATGACTTTCATTCGA is a window of Tubulanus polymorphus chromosome 2, tnTubPoly1.2, whole genome shotgun sequence DNA encoding:
- the LOC141900360 gene encoding uncharacterized protein LOC141900360 — encoded protein: MEKDNDVIDDVFTDDNDDNGSPSRNKPKSSQGITEKASNVNDDGAMESDNDEDYYVDVPPDSLSPRVNRISKLKSYTDKNRTGRLSRDSLSEKNNHNKSKSKQQSSLEKSSASTRQLRRSHGADNDSEVSPTKRPKKSTSLKKLSEEDKSPTKSLKGRKRNGVNMKTSNVISTKSPSKRSRDSHEDYSNESHKPISELNEKTEEDNNGIIEDDYITTDNHSDDEYVDIQPAVGEIKKTPVSRFLRQVKGKSNLNRKKKSSLSQKRLSATSFATPHDVRPSPKKSILKSGSTTPRYSTSSPLHIYNVTVSDTPKLPQYQEKDKAENRIVWPSTPPVGLRRSRRVRVKPLAYYKCERIEYENPRKGSGIVGISRPSYASPLRSKKMSKIKRYAMMRKKKDPTRRLSTHVGLPPDTNFIDNDGHVECIDPTNGNLVAIECLKVKDQYYYVGPSGNEKKDDDALIITKPIYQKSFAMGQIILRPLCEKGLQRVMDLAMSYYVMKGKVAVTIHESTSIIEEGDMFFVPQGNVYNIKNMRRTEAHLVFFQMFRDD